From one Streptomyces sp. CA-210063 genomic stretch:
- a CDS encoding glycosyltransferase family 2 protein yields the protein MSSVLRPAISDSDTTSAESSALAKYRPISNHLAIAPPVSVVIPAMNEAENLPYVFKTLPGWIHEVVLVDGNSTDNTVEVARELWPDVKVVPQRGKGKGDALITGFKACTGDIIVMVDADGSADGHEIVSYVSALVSGADFAKGSRFANGGGTDDMTLIRKLGNWALCTTVNRKFGARYTDLCYGYNAFWRHCLDKIDLDCTGFEVETLMNIRVVKAGLKVQEIPSHEYLRIHGASNLRAVRDGLRVLKVILKERSNRRALRRRSHATMLTAGRGESS from the coding sequence ATGAGCTCAGTTCTGCGCCCGGCGATATCCGATTCCGATACCACGAGCGCCGAGTCCTCGGCGCTCGCGAAGTACCGGCCGATCTCCAACCACCTGGCCATCGCGCCGCCGGTGAGTGTGGTGATCCCCGCCATGAACGAGGCGGAGAACCTTCCGTACGTCTTCAAAACACTGCCCGGCTGGATCCACGAGGTGGTCCTGGTCGACGGCAACTCCACCGACAACACCGTCGAGGTGGCCCGCGAGCTGTGGCCGGACGTCAAGGTCGTCCCGCAGCGCGGGAAGGGCAAGGGGGACGCCCTGATCACCGGTTTCAAGGCGTGCACCGGCGACATCATCGTGATGGTCGACGCGGACGGCTCGGCCGACGGCCACGAGATCGTGTCGTACGTCTCCGCCCTCGTCTCGGGCGCGGACTTCGCCAAGGGTTCCCGCTTCGCCAACGGCGGCGGCACCGACGACATGACCCTGATCCGCAAGCTCGGCAACTGGGCGCTGTGCACCACCGTGAACCGCAAGTTCGGCGCCCGCTACACCGACCTGTGCTACGGCTACAACGCGTTCTGGCGGCACTGCCTGGACAAGATCGACCTCGACTGCACCGGCTTCGAGGTGGAGACCCTGATGAACATCCGGGTCGTCAAGGCGGGCCTGAAGGTGCAGGAGATCCCCAGCCACGAGTATCTGCGCATCCACGGCGCGAGCAATCTGCGGGCCGTGCGCGACGGGCTGCGCGTGCTGAAGGTGATCCTGAAGGAGCGCTCCAACCGGCGTGCGCTGCGCCGCCGTTCGCACGCGACGATGCTCACCGCCGGCCGGGGAGAGTCGTCTTGA
- a CDS encoding GNAT family N-acetyltransferase translates to MDISVYRPGELTAADRAAWTALQSKAHLHGAPGLANPFLSPEFALAVGRCRRGVRIAVVREDGEPAAFFPYQRSAVGVGRAVGLGLSDCQGVVHRPGFTWDAQELLRACGLAVWEFDHLAEGQTPFAAHITGTFPSPVMDLEQGYEAYLGQLRADSPKFVRSTLAKERRLGRAVSEVRYVHDERDPKALRTLMAWKSAQYRRTGRSDRFAHPWITHLVQQLFHTRSDSFAGQLSVLYADGKPVAAHFGLRSERVLTCWFPAYDPAFAKFSPGLLLHLHMAEEGAADGIAYLDLGRGQKQYKDSLKTREISVSEGWVTRRHPVALGHRARRAPVRALRNTVLARPELFEPADKLLKRMGKIRSGGQVTDTTTKT, encoded by the coding sequence GTGGACATCAGTGTGTACCGCCCCGGCGAACTGACCGCCGCCGACCGGGCGGCCTGGACCGCCCTGCAGTCGAAGGCACATCTGCACGGCGCGCCCGGGCTGGCGAACCCGTTCCTGTCCCCGGAGTTCGCGCTCGCGGTGGGCCGCTGCCGGCGCGGGGTGCGGATCGCCGTCGTACGGGAGGACGGCGAACCGGCGGCCTTCTTCCCGTACCAGAGATCCGCCGTCGGGGTGGGCAGAGCCGTCGGCCTCGGCCTCTCCGACTGCCAGGGCGTGGTCCACCGCCCCGGCTTCACCTGGGACGCCCAGGAGCTGCTGCGGGCCTGCGGGCTCGCGGTGTGGGAGTTCGACCATCTGGCGGAGGGCCAGACCCCGTTCGCCGCCCACATCACCGGCACCTTCCCCTCCCCGGTCATGGACCTGGAACAGGGCTACGAGGCCTATCTCGGCCAACTGCGCGCCGACTCGCCGAAGTTCGTCCGCTCGACGCTCGCCAAGGAACGCAGGCTCGGCCGCGCGGTGAGCGAGGTGCGCTATGTGCACGACGAGCGCGACCCGAAGGCCCTGCGCACGCTGATGGCCTGGAAGTCGGCGCAGTACCGCAGAACGGGCCGCAGCGACCGCTTCGCGCACCCGTGGATCACCCACCTCGTGCAGCAGCTCTTCCACACCCGCTCCGACTCCTTCGCCGGCCAGCTGTCCGTGCTGTACGCGGACGGCAAGCCGGTCGCGGCTCATTTCGGGCTGCGCTCCGAGCGGGTGCTGACATGCTGGTTCCCGGCGTACGACCCGGCGTTCGCGAAGTTCTCGCCGGGCCTGCTCCTGCATCTGCACATGGCCGAGGAGGGCGCCGCCGACGGCATCGCCTACCTGGATCTGGGCCGGGGGCAGAAGCAGTACAAGGATTCCCTGAAGACACGTGAGATCTCCGTGTCGGAGGGGTGGGTCACCCGACGCCATCCGGTGGCGCTCGGACACCGGGCTCGCCGAGCCCCGGTCCGGGCGCTGCGGAACACGGTGTTGGCACGGCCGGAACTGTTCGAACCGGCCGACAAACTGTTGAAGCGGATGGGCAAAATCCGGTCGGGAGGTCAGGTAACGGACACAACAACAAAAACGTGA
- a CDS encoding DUF1616 domain-containing protein — translation MQTLGIKPSLSGGGGPLLAGVAAAVAGVGALLAFADADSVLRGPFTLFFLLVAPGAAIGAVLRGLEPFGRVVTSVAGAIAVNLLVAQGMIATHSWSVTGGIAAVTVISSLVLLPSLVRRLGARTERRRT, via the coding sequence ATGCAGACCTTAGGTATCAAGCCATCTCTGTCCGGCGGTGGCGGGCCACTGCTGGCGGGCGTGGCCGCTGCCGTCGCGGGGGTCGGCGCGCTGCTCGCGTTCGCCGACGCGGACTCGGTGCTGCGCGGCCCGTTCACTCTGTTCTTCCTCCTCGTCGCGCCAGGAGCCGCCATCGGGGCCGTACTGCGTGGGCTGGAGCCGTTCGGCCGGGTCGTGACGTCCGTCGCGGGCGCGATCGCGGTGAACCTCCTCGTCGCGCAGGGCATGATCGCCACCCACTCGTGGTCGGTGACCGGTGGGATCGCGGCCGTGACCGTGATCAGCTCGCTCGTCCTCCTGCCGAGTCTGGTACGGCGCCTCGGCGCCCGTACGGAGAGAAGACGGACCTGA
- a CDS encoding S8 family peptidase, whose amino-acid sequence MAHLRINNIRVAAVTTVATAALLGGLTALPAQAAPAEGKVLAAGSPTAIKDSYIVTLKKSAGLKAASSAGKDLVEEYGGTVKRTFKSALNGYSAELSAAEARRLAADPSVASVEQNQVFTADATQTSAPWGLDRSDQASLPLSGTYTYPDTAGSGVTAYVIDTGVRITHSQISGRATNGYDAVDGDNVAQDGNGHGTHVATTIAGSTYGIAKQAKIVAVRVLNNAGSGTTAGVVAGIDWVTANHSGPSVANMSLGGGASTALDTAVANSIASGVTYAVAAGNSSANASSYSPARVASAITVGATTNTDAKASYSNFGATLDIFAPGSSITAGWYTSDTATNTISGTSMATPHVAGAAAVYLAGHTSATPAQVASALTAGAVTGKVTSAGTGSPNRLLQIVQ is encoded by the coding sequence ATGGCACACCTGCGTATCAACAACATCCGTGTCGCCGCCGTCACCACCGTGGCGACGGCCGCCCTGCTCGGCGGTCTCACCGCACTGCCCGCCCAGGCCGCCCCGGCTGAGGGCAAGGTGCTCGCGGCCGGCTCCCCCACCGCGATCAAGGACAGCTACATCGTCACGCTCAAGAAGAGCGCGGGCCTCAAGGCCGCGTCGAGCGCGGGCAAGGACCTGGTCGAGGAGTACGGCGGCACGGTGAAGCGGACCTTCAAGTCCGCGCTCAACGGCTACTCGGCCGAGCTCTCGGCGGCCGAGGCCAGGAGACTCGCCGCCGACCCGTCGGTCGCCTCCGTCGAGCAGAACCAGGTGTTCACCGCGGACGCCACCCAGACCAGCGCCCCGTGGGGCCTGGACCGTTCCGACCAGGCGTCGCTGCCGCTCTCCGGCACGTACACCTACCCGGACACGGCGGGCAGCGGTGTGACGGCATACGTCATCGACACCGGCGTGCGCATCACGCACTCACAGATCAGCGGCCGGGCCACCAACGGCTACGACGCCGTCGACGGCGACAACGTCGCGCAGGACGGCAACGGTCACGGCACCCATGTGGCCACCACCATCGCGGGCTCGACGTACGGCATCGCCAAGCAGGCCAAGATCGTGGCCGTCCGCGTGCTGAACAACGCCGGCTCGGGCACCACGGCGGGCGTCGTCGCGGGCATCGACTGGGTGACCGCGAACCACAGCGGTCCCTCGGTCGCCAACATGTCGCTCGGCGGCGGCGCCTCCACCGCGCTCGACACGGCCGTGGCGAACTCCATAGCCAGCGGAGTGACCTACGCGGTCGCGGCGGGCAACAGCAGCGCCAACGCCTCCTCGTACTCCCCGGCCCGCGTCGCCTCGGCGATCACGGTCGGCGCCACCACCAACACGGACGCCAAGGCGAGCTACTCCAACTTCGGCGCGACGCTGGACATCTTCGCCCCGGGTTCGTCGATCACGGCCGGCTGGTACACCAGCGACACCGCGACGAACACCATCTCGGGCACCTCGATGGCGACCCCCCACGTCGCCGGCGCGGCCGCGGTCTACCTGGCCGGCCACACCTCGGCCACCCCGGCCCAGGTCGCCTCGGCCCTGACCGCCGGCGCCGTCACCGGCAAGGTCACCAGCGCGGGCACCGGTTCCCCGAACCGTCTGCTGCAGATCGTCCAGTAA
- a CDS encoding SGNH/GDSL hydrolase family protein: MRRSRLAAYVTSLLLAVGATLTGSATAQASQQAAATGYVALGDSYSSGVGAGSYLSSSGDCKRSTKAYPYLWAAANAPSSFNFTACSGARTGDVLASQLGPLGTGTGLVSITVGGNDAGFADVMTTCVLQSDSACVARINTAKTYVDATLPGQLDKVYSAISAKAPAAHVVVLGYPRFYQLGGTCPGMSQAKRSAINNAADYLNTAIAKRAADHGFTFGDVRPTFTGHELCSGSAWLHSLNLLNVGESYHPKAAGQSGGYLPVFRNVA, translated from the coding sequence ATGAGACGTTCCCGACTTGCGGCATACGTGACCTCGCTCCTCCTCGCCGTCGGCGCCACCCTCACCGGGTCCGCGACGGCGCAGGCATCCCAACAGGCCGCCGCCACCGGCTATGTGGCGCTCGGCGACTCCTATTCCTCGGGTGTCGGCGCGGGCAGCTACCTCTCCTCCAGCGGCGACTGCAAGCGCAGCACGAAGGCCTACCCGTACCTCTGGGCGGCCGCCAACGCCCCCTCGTCCTTCAACTTCACGGCCTGCTCGGGCGCCCGAACGGGTGATGTCCTGGCGAGTCAACTGGGCCCGCTGGGCACGGGTACCGGGCTCGTCTCGATCACCGTCGGCGGCAACGACGCAGGCTTCGCCGACGTGATGACCACCTGCGTCCTGCAGTCCGACAGCGCCTGTGTCGCACGCATCAACACGGCGAAGACGTACGTCGACGCGACGCTGCCCGGCCAGCTGGACAAGGTCTACTCGGCGATCAGCGCGAAGGCACCGGCCGCCCATGTGGTGGTGCTCGGCTACCCCCGCTTCTACCAGCTGGGCGGCACCTGCCCCGGGATGTCCCAGGCCAAGCGGTCCGCCATCAACAACGCGGCGGACTACCTCAACACCGCGATCGCCAAACGCGCCGCCGACCACGGCTTCACCTTCGGCGACGTGCGCCCCACCTTCACCGGGCACGAACTGTGCTCCGGCAGCGCGTGGCTGCACAGCCTCAACCTGCTGAACGTGGGCGAGTCGTACCACCCGAAGGCCGCGGGGCAGTCGGGCGGCTATCTGCCGGTGTTCAGGAACGTGGCCTGA